From a region of the Panicum virgatum strain AP13 chromosome 2K, P.virgatum_v5, whole genome shotgun sequence genome:
- the LOC120694742 gene encoding rho GTPase-activating protein 7-like isoform X9: MAASASASALAERQARGGVASASGNAVFKSGPLFISSKGIGWKSWKKRWFILTRTSLVFFKSDPSTLPQRSGEVNLTLGGIDLNNSGSVVVREDKKLLTVLFPDGRAFTLKAETSEDLFEWKTALEEALAQAPNAALVMGHNGIFRNDTTDVYEGAIPNWREKRPIKSLVVGRPILLALEDIDGSPSFLEKALRFLEKHGIKVEGILRQAADVEEVDRRLQEYEQGRTEFAPEEDAHVIGDCVKHVLRELPSSPIPASCCTALLEAFRLEIKEARINSMRAAVSETFPEPNRRLLQRILRMMHTIASHTAENRMTPSAVAACMAPLLLRPLMAGECEMEDDFDMNGDSAAQLIAAANAANSAQGIVTTLLEEYNNIFNVSFCFYLSIFNDEHLWCSLSPDSQTGDSGTEESTHDETVDIKDNGFHDAENDADQDLDDAERLLSGKLSETSACTRAELYDYKEVNGNDSDAEPSVGDNTLEPNIGPNDDPLSHLTETGSMRVQQSLNGKDPSNLVSSHETPLSMGEILLSLDAGIQLPGPGAEYPKDRHSNKPNGTQQHVKRSNLWGRNNARKGQQSELIDPSVEEELAIQRLEVTKNDLQIRIAKEARGNAILQASLERRKQALHERRVALEQDVSRLQEQLQAERDLRAALEVGLSMSSSQLSSSRSMDSKKLMLQDCRCPDPAVRTQPVMMLRVPRPRC, encoded by the exons ATGGCGGCGTCGGCATCGGCATCGGCATTGGCGGAGCggcaggcgcgcggcggcgtggcgtcggcGAGCGGCAACGCG GTGTTTAAGAGTGGCCCTCTCTTCATATCATCCAAAG GAATTGGATGGAAATCATGGAAAAAACGTTGGTTCATCCTCACAAGAACATCGCTGGTTTTCTTCAAGAGCGATCCT AGTACATTGCCTCAGCGAAGTGGTGAAGTGAACCTTACATTGGGGGGAATTGACCTGAATAATTCCGGAAG TGTGGTAGTCAGGGAAGACAAAAAGTTGCTGACTGTCCTTTTTCCAGATGGCCGTGCCTTTACCTTGAAG GCAGAAACTTCTGAAGACTTATTCGAGTGGAAAACAGCACTGGAAGAAGCTCTTGCACAGGCTCCAAATGCAGCTCTTGTGATGGGACATAATGGAATATTTCGTAATGACACAACAGATGTATACGAAGGGGCTATTCCAAATT ggagagagaagagaccTATCAAATCACTAGTTGTTGGCAGGCCAATACTACTTGCACTGGAAGATATAGATGGCAGTCCTTCTTTTCTAGAAAAAGCTTTGCGTTTCCTTGAGAAACATG GAATAAAAGTGGAAGGAATTCTGCGTCAAGCTGCAGATGTGGAGGAGGTTGACAGGagattgcaagaatatgaacaAG GAAGGACAGAGTTTGCACCAGAAGAGGATGCTCATGTTATTGGTGACTGCGTAAAG CATGTTCTTCGTGagcttccatcttctccaattCCTGCTTCCTGCTGCACAGCATTATTGGAAGCTTTCC GTCTGGAGATCAAGGAAGCTCGGATCAATTCGATGCGTGCAGCAGTATCTGAAACATTTCCTGAGCCTAATAGGCGGCTGCTACAGAG AATTTTAAGAATGATGCATACCATTGCTTCTCACACTGCTGAGAATCGAATGACTCCATCAGCAGTTGCTGCTTGTATGGCCCCGCTCTTGTTACGTCCCCTTATGGCCGGTGAATGCGAGATGGAAGATGACTTTGACATGAATGGTGACAGTGCTGCTCAGCTTATTGCAGCAGCTAATGCTGCTAACAGTGCTCAAGGCATTGTCACCACTCTATTAGAGGAATACAATAACATATTCAACGTGAGTTTCTGCTTCTACCTCAGCATCTTTAAT GATGAGCACCTCTGGTGCTCCTTGTCACCAGATTCTCAAACCGGAGATAGTGGAACTGAAGAATCAACACATGATGAAACCGTGGATATCAAGGATAATGGATTTCATGATGCAGAAAATGATGCAGATCAGGACTTAGATGATGCTGAGCGATTATTGAGTGGAAAATTGAGTGAAACCAGTGCGTGCACCCGTGCTGAGCTCTATGACTACAAG GAGGTTAATGGCAATGATTCAGACGCTGAACCCTCTGTTGGGGATAACACTTTGGAACCAAATATAGGACCAAATGATGATCCGCTAAGCCATTTAACTGAAACTGGCTCAATGAGAGTCCAACAATCATTGAATGGAAAAGATCCATCAAATCTGGTTTCCAGTCATGAAACTCCATTGTCAATGGGAGAAATTCTTTTGTCGTTGGATGCTGGGATTCAATTACCTGGTCCTGGAGCTGAATATCCTAAGGACAGACACTCCAACAAACCCAATGGAACTCAGCAGCATGTGAAGCGTTCTAACTTATGGGGACGTAATAAT GCAAGAAAAGGCCAACAGTCGGAATTAATTGATCCATCTGTCGAAGAAGA gctTGCTATCCAAAGACTTGAGGTAACAAAAAATGATCTACAGATCAGGATTGCAAAGGAG GCTAGAGGTAATGCAATCCTACAGGCAAGtctggaaagaagaaaacaagCATTACATGAGCGTCGGGTAGCTTTGGAACAGGAT GTGTCAAGGTTGCAAGAGCAACTACAGGCTGAAAGGGATCTTAGAGCTGCACTCGAGGTTGGATTAAGCATGTCTTCTTCACAATTGTCTAGTTCACGCTCCATGGATTCAAAG AAGCTGATGTTGCAAGATtgtcggtgccctgacccggcggtccggacccaaccagtgatgatgctgcgtgttcctcgtcccagatgttga
- the LOC120694742 gene encoding rho GTPase-activating protein 7-like isoform X17: MAASASASALAERQARGGVASASGNAVFKSGPLFISSKGIGWKSWKKRWFILTRTSLVFFKSDPSTLPQRSGEVNLTLGGIDLNNSGSVVVREDKKLLTVLFPDGRAFTLKAETSEDLFEWKTALEEALAQAPNAALVMGHNGIFRNDTTDVYEGAIPNWREKRPIKSLVVGRPILLALEDIDGSPSFLEKALRFLEKHGIKVEGILRQAADVEEVDRRLQEYEQGRTEFAPEEDAHVIGDCVKHVLRELPSSPIPASCCTALLEAFRLEIKEARINSMRAAVSETFPEPNRRLLQRILRMMHTIASHTAENRMTPSAVAACMAPLLLRPLMAGECEMEDDFDMNGDSAAQLIAAANAANSAQGIVTTLLEEYNNIFNDEHLWCSLSPDSQTGDSGTEESTHDETVDIKDNGFHDAENDADQDLDDAERLLSGKLSETSACTRAELYDYKEVNGNDSDAEPSVGDNTLEPNIGPNDDPLSHLTETGSMRVQQSLNGKDPSNLVSSHETPLSMGEILLSLDAGIQLPGPGAEYPKDRHSNKPNGTQQHVKRSNLWGRNNARKGQQSELIDPSVEEELAIQRLEVTKNDLQIRIAKEARGNAILQASLERRKQALHERRVALEQDVSRLQEQLQAERDLRAALEVGLSMSSSQLSSSRSMDSKVGRGL, encoded by the exons ATGGCGGCGTCGGCATCGGCATCGGCATTGGCGGAGCggcaggcgcgcggcggcgtggcgtcggcGAGCGGCAACGCG GTGTTTAAGAGTGGCCCTCTCTTCATATCATCCAAAG GAATTGGATGGAAATCATGGAAAAAACGTTGGTTCATCCTCACAAGAACATCGCTGGTTTTCTTCAAGAGCGATCCT AGTACATTGCCTCAGCGAAGTGGTGAAGTGAACCTTACATTGGGGGGAATTGACCTGAATAATTCCGGAAG TGTGGTAGTCAGGGAAGACAAAAAGTTGCTGACTGTCCTTTTTCCAGATGGCCGTGCCTTTACCTTGAAG GCAGAAACTTCTGAAGACTTATTCGAGTGGAAAACAGCACTGGAAGAAGCTCTTGCACAGGCTCCAAATGCAGCTCTTGTGATGGGACATAATGGAATATTTCGTAATGACACAACAGATGTATACGAAGGGGCTATTCCAAATT ggagagagaagagaccTATCAAATCACTAGTTGTTGGCAGGCCAATACTACTTGCACTGGAAGATATAGATGGCAGTCCTTCTTTTCTAGAAAAAGCTTTGCGTTTCCTTGAGAAACATG GAATAAAAGTGGAAGGAATTCTGCGTCAAGCTGCAGATGTGGAGGAGGTTGACAGGagattgcaagaatatgaacaAG GAAGGACAGAGTTTGCACCAGAAGAGGATGCTCATGTTATTGGTGACTGCGTAAAG CATGTTCTTCGTGagcttccatcttctccaattCCTGCTTCCTGCTGCACAGCATTATTGGAAGCTTTCC GTCTGGAGATCAAGGAAGCTCGGATCAATTCGATGCGTGCAGCAGTATCTGAAACATTTCCTGAGCCTAATAGGCGGCTGCTACAGAG AATTTTAAGAATGATGCATACCATTGCTTCTCACACTGCTGAGAATCGAATGACTCCATCAGCAGTTGCTGCTTGTATGGCCCCGCTCTTGTTACGTCCCCTTATGGCCGGTGAATGCGAGATGGAAGATGACTTTGACATGAATGGTGACAGTGCTGCTCAGCTTATTGCAGCAGCTAATGCTGCTAACAGTGCTCAAGGCATTGTCACCACTCTATTAGAGGAATACAATAACATATTCAAC GATGAGCACCTCTGGTGCTCCTTGTCACCAGATTCTCAAACCGGAGATAGTGGAACTGAAGAATCAACACATGATGAAACCGTGGATATCAAGGATAATGGATTTCATGATGCAGAAAATGATGCAGATCAGGACTTAGATGATGCTGAGCGATTATTGAGTGGAAAATTGAGTGAAACCAGTGCGTGCACCCGTGCTGAGCTCTATGACTACAAG GAGGTTAATGGCAATGATTCAGACGCTGAACCCTCTGTTGGGGATAACACTTTGGAACCAAATATAGGACCAAATGATGATCCGCTAAGCCATTTAACTGAAACTGGCTCAATGAGAGTCCAACAATCATTGAATGGAAAAGATCCATCAAATCTGGTTTCCAGTCATGAAACTCCATTGTCAATGGGAGAAATTCTTTTGTCGTTGGATGCTGGGATTCAATTACCTGGTCCTGGAGCTGAATATCCTAAGGACAGACACTCCAACAAACCCAATGGAACTCAGCAGCATGTGAAGCGTTCTAACTTATGGGGACGTAATAAT GCAAGAAAAGGCCAACAGTCGGAATTAATTGATCCATCTGTCGAAGAAGA gctTGCTATCCAAAGACTTGAGGTAACAAAAAATGATCTACAGATCAGGATTGCAAAGGAG GCTAGAGGTAATGCAATCCTACAGGCAAGtctggaaagaagaaaacaagCATTACATGAGCGTCGGGTAGCTTTGGAACAGGAT GTGTCAAGGTTGCAAGAGCAACTACAGGCTGAAAGGGATCTTAGAGCTGCACTCGAGGTTGGATTAAGCATGTCTTCTTCACAATTGTCTAGTTCACGCTCCATGGATTCAAAG gttGGAAGGgggctgtag
- the LOC120694742 gene encoding rho GTPase-activating protein 7-like isoform X5, whose translation MAASASASALAERQARGGVASASGNAVFKSGPLFISSKGIGWKSWKKRWFILTRTSLVFFKSDPSTLPQRSGEVNLTLGGIDLNNSGSVVVREDKKLLTVLFPDGRAFTLKAETSEDLFEWKTALEEALAQAPNAALVMGHNGIFRNDTTDVYEGAIPNWREKRPIKSLVVGRPILLALEDIDGSPSFLEKALRFLEKHGIKVEGILRQAADVEEVDRRLQEYEQGRTEFAPEEDAHVIGDCVKHVLRELPSSPIPASCCTALLEAFRLEIKEARINSMRAAVSETFPEPNRRLLQRILRMMHTIASHTAENRMTPSAVAACMAPLLLRPLMAGECEMEDDFDMNGDSAAQLIAAANAANSAQGIVTTLLEEYNNIFNVSFCFYLSIFNDEHLWCSLSPDSQTGDSGTEESTHDETVDIKDNGFHDAENDADQDLDDAERLLSGKLSETSACTRAELYDYKEVNGNDSDAEPSVGDNTLEPNIGPNDDPLSHLTETGSMRVQQSLNGKDPSNLVSSHETPLSMGEILLSLDAGIQLPGPGAEYPKDRHSNKPNGTQQHVKRSNLWGRNNARKGQQSELIDPSVEEELAIQRLEVTKNDLQIRIAKEARGNAILQASLERRKQALHERRVALEQDVSRLQEQLQAERDLRAALEVGLSMSSSQLSSSRSMDSKKVAELHLQLNQQRQHQHGSSVDANDRYQHLPSHISQNIVQPGFDRSIAFCNQEKTQRNKQGVEYGRSPAVPSSTLVELTTRLDFFKERRSQLMEQLHSLDLGHGSASHGFPYKPSPPWNSPR comes from the exons ATGGCGGCGTCGGCATCGGCATCGGCATTGGCGGAGCggcaggcgcgcggcggcgtggcgtcggcGAGCGGCAACGCG GTGTTTAAGAGTGGCCCTCTCTTCATATCATCCAAAG GAATTGGATGGAAATCATGGAAAAAACGTTGGTTCATCCTCACAAGAACATCGCTGGTTTTCTTCAAGAGCGATCCT AGTACATTGCCTCAGCGAAGTGGTGAAGTGAACCTTACATTGGGGGGAATTGACCTGAATAATTCCGGAAG TGTGGTAGTCAGGGAAGACAAAAAGTTGCTGACTGTCCTTTTTCCAGATGGCCGTGCCTTTACCTTGAAG GCAGAAACTTCTGAAGACTTATTCGAGTGGAAAACAGCACTGGAAGAAGCTCTTGCACAGGCTCCAAATGCAGCTCTTGTGATGGGACATAATGGAATATTTCGTAATGACACAACAGATGTATACGAAGGGGCTATTCCAAATT ggagagagaagagaccTATCAAATCACTAGTTGTTGGCAGGCCAATACTACTTGCACTGGAAGATATAGATGGCAGTCCTTCTTTTCTAGAAAAAGCTTTGCGTTTCCTTGAGAAACATG GAATAAAAGTGGAAGGAATTCTGCGTCAAGCTGCAGATGTGGAGGAGGTTGACAGGagattgcaagaatatgaacaAG GAAGGACAGAGTTTGCACCAGAAGAGGATGCTCATGTTATTGGTGACTGCGTAAAG CATGTTCTTCGTGagcttccatcttctccaattCCTGCTTCCTGCTGCACAGCATTATTGGAAGCTTTCC GTCTGGAGATCAAGGAAGCTCGGATCAATTCGATGCGTGCAGCAGTATCTGAAACATTTCCTGAGCCTAATAGGCGGCTGCTACAGAG AATTTTAAGAATGATGCATACCATTGCTTCTCACACTGCTGAGAATCGAATGACTCCATCAGCAGTTGCTGCTTGTATGGCCCCGCTCTTGTTACGTCCCCTTATGGCCGGTGAATGCGAGATGGAAGATGACTTTGACATGAATGGTGACAGTGCTGCTCAGCTTATTGCAGCAGCTAATGCTGCTAACAGTGCTCAAGGCATTGTCACCACTCTATTAGAGGAATACAATAACATATTCAACGTGAGTTTCTGCTTCTACCTCAGCATCTTTAAT GATGAGCACCTCTGGTGCTCCTTGTCACCAGATTCTCAAACCGGAGATAGTGGAACTGAAGAATCAACACATGATGAAACCGTGGATATCAAGGATAATGGATTTCATGATGCAGAAAATGATGCAGATCAGGACTTAGATGATGCTGAGCGATTATTGAGTGGAAAATTGAGTGAAACCAGTGCGTGCACCCGTGCTGAGCTCTATGACTACAAG GAGGTTAATGGCAATGATTCAGACGCTGAACCCTCTGTTGGGGATAACACTTTGGAACCAAATATAGGACCAAATGATGATCCGCTAAGCCATTTAACTGAAACTGGCTCAATGAGAGTCCAACAATCATTGAATGGAAAAGATCCATCAAATCTGGTTTCCAGTCATGAAACTCCATTGTCAATGGGAGAAATTCTTTTGTCGTTGGATGCTGGGATTCAATTACCTGGTCCTGGAGCTGAATATCCTAAGGACAGACACTCCAACAAACCCAATGGAACTCAGCAGCATGTGAAGCGTTCTAACTTATGGGGACGTAATAAT GCAAGAAAAGGCCAACAGTCGGAATTAATTGATCCATCTGTCGAAGAAGA gctTGCTATCCAAAGACTTGAGGTAACAAAAAATGATCTACAGATCAGGATTGCAAAGGAG GCTAGAGGTAATGCAATCCTACAGGCAAGtctggaaagaagaaaacaagCATTACATGAGCGTCGGGTAGCTTTGGAACAGGAT GTGTCAAGGTTGCAAGAGCAACTACAGGCTGAAAGGGATCTTAGAGCTGCACTCGAGGTTGGATTAAGCATGTCTTCTTCACAATTGTCTAGTTCACGCTCCATGGATTCAAAG AAGGTTGCAGAGCTTCATCTCCAACTCAATCAACAGCGCCAGCACCAGCATGGCTCTTCTGTAGATGCTAATGATCGTTATCAACACCTTCCAAGTCATATCTCGCA GAATATTGTCCAACCAGGATTTGACAGGAGCATTGCTTTCTGTAATCAAGAGAAGACGCAAAGGAATAAG
- the LOC120694742 gene encoding rho GTPase-activating protein 7-like isoform X1 has product MAASASASALAERQARGGVASASGNAVFKSGPLFISSKGIGWKSWKKRWFILTRTSLVFFKSDPSTLPQRSGEVNLTLGGIDLNNSGSVVVREDKKLLTVLFPDGRAFTLKAETSEDLFEWKTALEEALAQAPNAALVMGHNGIFRNDTTDVYEGAIPNWREKRPIKSLVVGRPILLALEDIDGSPSFLEKALRFLEKHGIKVEGILRQAADVEEVDRRLQEYEQGRTEFAPEEDAHVIGDCVKHVLRELPSSPIPASCCTALLEAFRLEIKEARINSMRAAVSETFPEPNRRLLQRILRMMHTIASHTAENRMTPSAVAACMAPLLLRPLMAGECEMEDDFDMNGDSAAQLIAAANAANSAQGIVTTLLEEYNNIFNVSFCFYLSIFNDEHLWCSLSPDSQTGDSGTEESTHDETVDIKDNGFHDAENDADQDLDDAERLLSGKLSETSACTRAELYDYKEVNGNDSDAEPSVGDNTLEPNIGPNDDPLSHLTETGSMRVQQSLNGKDPSNLVSSHETPLSMGEILLSLDAGIQLPGPGAEYPKDRHSNKPNGTQQHVKRSNLWGRNNARKGQQSELIDPSVEEELAIQRLEVTKNDLQIRIAKEARGNAILQASLERRKQALHERRVALEQDVSRLQEQLQAERDLRAALEVGLSMSSSQLSSSRSMDSKTKAELEEIALAEADVARLKQKVAELHLQLNQQRQHQHGSSVDANDRYQHLPSHISQNIVQPGFDRSIAFCNQEKTQRNKQGVEYGRSPAVPSSTLVELTTRLDFFKERRSQLMEQLHSLDLGHGSASHGFPYKPSPPWNSPR; this is encoded by the exons ATGGCGGCGTCGGCATCGGCATCGGCATTGGCGGAGCggcaggcgcgcggcggcgtggcgtcggcGAGCGGCAACGCG GTGTTTAAGAGTGGCCCTCTCTTCATATCATCCAAAG GAATTGGATGGAAATCATGGAAAAAACGTTGGTTCATCCTCACAAGAACATCGCTGGTTTTCTTCAAGAGCGATCCT AGTACATTGCCTCAGCGAAGTGGTGAAGTGAACCTTACATTGGGGGGAATTGACCTGAATAATTCCGGAAG TGTGGTAGTCAGGGAAGACAAAAAGTTGCTGACTGTCCTTTTTCCAGATGGCCGTGCCTTTACCTTGAAG GCAGAAACTTCTGAAGACTTATTCGAGTGGAAAACAGCACTGGAAGAAGCTCTTGCACAGGCTCCAAATGCAGCTCTTGTGATGGGACATAATGGAATATTTCGTAATGACACAACAGATGTATACGAAGGGGCTATTCCAAATT ggagagagaagagaccTATCAAATCACTAGTTGTTGGCAGGCCAATACTACTTGCACTGGAAGATATAGATGGCAGTCCTTCTTTTCTAGAAAAAGCTTTGCGTTTCCTTGAGAAACATG GAATAAAAGTGGAAGGAATTCTGCGTCAAGCTGCAGATGTGGAGGAGGTTGACAGGagattgcaagaatatgaacaAG GAAGGACAGAGTTTGCACCAGAAGAGGATGCTCATGTTATTGGTGACTGCGTAAAG CATGTTCTTCGTGagcttccatcttctccaattCCTGCTTCCTGCTGCACAGCATTATTGGAAGCTTTCC GTCTGGAGATCAAGGAAGCTCGGATCAATTCGATGCGTGCAGCAGTATCTGAAACATTTCCTGAGCCTAATAGGCGGCTGCTACAGAG AATTTTAAGAATGATGCATACCATTGCTTCTCACACTGCTGAGAATCGAATGACTCCATCAGCAGTTGCTGCTTGTATGGCCCCGCTCTTGTTACGTCCCCTTATGGCCGGTGAATGCGAGATGGAAGATGACTTTGACATGAATGGTGACAGTGCTGCTCAGCTTATTGCAGCAGCTAATGCTGCTAACAGTGCTCAAGGCATTGTCACCACTCTATTAGAGGAATACAATAACATATTCAACGTGAGTTTCTGCTTCTACCTCAGCATCTTTAAT GATGAGCACCTCTGGTGCTCCTTGTCACCAGATTCTCAAACCGGAGATAGTGGAACTGAAGAATCAACACATGATGAAACCGTGGATATCAAGGATAATGGATTTCATGATGCAGAAAATGATGCAGATCAGGACTTAGATGATGCTGAGCGATTATTGAGTGGAAAATTGAGTGAAACCAGTGCGTGCACCCGTGCTGAGCTCTATGACTACAAG GAGGTTAATGGCAATGATTCAGACGCTGAACCCTCTGTTGGGGATAACACTTTGGAACCAAATATAGGACCAAATGATGATCCGCTAAGCCATTTAACTGAAACTGGCTCAATGAGAGTCCAACAATCATTGAATGGAAAAGATCCATCAAATCTGGTTTCCAGTCATGAAACTCCATTGTCAATGGGAGAAATTCTTTTGTCGTTGGATGCTGGGATTCAATTACCTGGTCCTGGAGCTGAATATCCTAAGGACAGACACTCCAACAAACCCAATGGAACTCAGCAGCATGTGAAGCGTTCTAACTTATGGGGACGTAATAAT GCAAGAAAAGGCCAACAGTCGGAATTAATTGATCCATCTGTCGAAGAAGA gctTGCTATCCAAAGACTTGAGGTAACAAAAAATGATCTACAGATCAGGATTGCAAAGGAG GCTAGAGGTAATGCAATCCTACAGGCAAGtctggaaagaagaaaacaagCATTACATGAGCGTCGGGTAGCTTTGGAACAGGAT GTGTCAAGGTTGCAAGAGCAACTACAGGCTGAAAGGGATCTTAGAGCTGCACTCGAGGTTGGATTAAGCATGTCTTCTTCACAATTGTCTAGTTCACGCTCCATGGATTCAAAG ACAAAGGCAGAGCTTGAGGAGATTGCTCTCGCAGAAGCTGATGTTGCAAG ATTAAAACAGAAGGTTGCAGAGCTTCATCTCCAACTCAATCAACAGCGCCAGCACCAGCATGGCTCTTCTGTAGATGCTAATGATCGTTATCAACACCTTCCAAGTCATATCTCGCA GAATATTGTCCAACCAGGATTTGACAGGAGCATTGCTTTCTGTAATCAAGAGAAGACGCAAAGGAATAAG
- the LOC120694742 gene encoding rho GTPase-activating protein 7-like isoform X14: protein MAASASASALAERQARGGVASASGNAVFKSGPLFISSKGIGWKSWKKRWFILTRTSLVFFKSDPSTLPQRSGEVNLTLGGIDLNNSGSVVVREDKKLLTVLFPDGRAFTLKAETSEDLFEWKTALEEALAQAPNAALVMGHNGIFRNDTTDVYEGAIPNWREKRPIKSLVVGRPILLALEDIDGSPSFLEKALRFLEKHGIKVEGILRQAADVEEVDRRLQEYEQGRTEFAPEEDAHVIGDCVKHVLRELPSSPIPASCCTALLEAFRLEIKEARINSMRAAVSETFPEPNRRLLQRILRMMHTIASHTAENRMTPSAVAACMAPLLLRPLMAGECEMEDDFDMNGDSAAQLIAAANAANSAQGIVTTLLEEYNNIFNVSFCFYLSIFNDEHLWCSLSPDSQTGDSGTEESTHDETVDIKDNGFHDAENDADQDLDDAERLLSGKLSETSACTRAELYDYKEVNGNDSDAEPSVGDNTLEPNIGPNDDPLSHLTETGSMRVQQSLNGKDPSNLVSSHETPLSMGEILLSLDAGIQLPGPGAEYPKDRHSNKPNGTQQHVKRSNLWGRNNARKGQQSELIDPSVEEELAIQRLEVTKNDLQIRIAKEARGNAILQASLERRKQALHERRVALEQDVSRLQEQLQAERDLRAALEVGLSMSSSQLSSSRSMDSKKLMLQD from the exons ATGGCGGCGTCGGCATCGGCATCGGCATTGGCGGAGCggcaggcgcgcggcggcgtggcgtcggcGAGCGGCAACGCG GTGTTTAAGAGTGGCCCTCTCTTCATATCATCCAAAG GAATTGGATGGAAATCATGGAAAAAACGTTGGTTCATCCTCACAAGAACATCGCTGGTTTTCTTCAAGAGCGATCCT AGTACATTGCCTCAGCGAAGTGGTGAAGTGAACCTTACATTGGGGGGAATTGACCTGAATAATTCCGGAAG TGTGGTAGTCAGGGAAGACAAAAAGTTGCTGACTGTCCTTTTTCCAGATGGCCGTGCCTTTACCTTGAAG GCAGAAACTTCTGAAGACTTATTCGAGTGGAAAACAGCACTGGAAGAAGCTCTTGCACAGGCTCCAAATGCAGCTCTTGTGATGGGACATAATGGAATATTTCGTAATGACACAACAGATGTATACGAAGGGGCTATTCCAAATT ggagagagaagagaccTATCAAATCACTAGTTGTTGGCAGGCCAATACTACTTGCACTGGAAGATATAGATGGCAGTCCTTCTTTTCTAGAAAAAGCTTTGCGTTTCCTTGAGAAACATG GAATAAAAGTGGAAGGAATTCTGCGTCAAGCTGCAGATGTGGAGGAGGTTGACAGGagattgcaagaatatgaacaAG GAAGGACAGAGTTTGCACCAGAAGAGGATGCTCATGTTATTGGTGACTGCGTAAAG CATGTTCTTCGTGagcttccatcttctccaattCCTGCTTCCTGCTGCACAGCATTATTGGAAGCTTTCC GTCTGGAGATCAAGGAAGCTCGGATCAATTCGATGCGTGCAGCAGTATCTGAAACATTTCCTGAGCCTAATAGGCGGCTGCTACAGAG AATTTTAAGAATGATGCATACCATTGCTTCTCACACTGCTGAGAATCGAATGACTCCATCAGCAGTTGCTGCTTGTATGGCCCCGCTCTTGTTACGTCCCCTTATGGCCGGTGAATGCGAGATGGAAGATGACTTTGACATGAATGGTGACAGTGCTGCTCAGCTTATTGCAGCAGCTAATGCTGCTAACAGTGCTCAAGGCATTGTCACCACTCTATTAGAGGAATACAATAACATATTCAACGTGAGTTTCTGCTTCTACCTCAGCATCTTTAAT GATGAGCACCTCTGGTGCTCCTTGTCACCAGATTCTCAAACCGGAGATAGTGGAACTGAAGAATCAACACATGATGAAACCGTGGATATCAAGGATAATGGATTTCATGATGCAGAAAATGATGCAGATCAGGACTTAGATGATGCTGAGCGATTATTGAGTGGAAAATTGAGTGAAACCAGTGCGTGCACCCGTGCTGAGCTCTATGACTACAAG GAGGTTAATGGCAATGATTCAGACGCTGAACCCTCTGTTGGGGATAACACTTTGGAACCAAATATAGGACCAAATGATGATCCGCTAAGCCATTTAACTGAAACTGGCTCAATGAGAGTCCAACAATCATTGAATGGAAAAGATCCATCAAATCTGGTTTCCAGTCATGAAACTCCATTGTCAATGGGAGAAATTCTTTTGTCGTTGGATGCTGGGATTCAATTACCTGGTCCTGGAGCTGAATATCCTAAGGACAGACACTCCAACAAACCCAATGGAACTCAGCAGCATGTGAAGCGTTCTAACTTATGGGGACGTAATAAT GCAAGAAAAGGCCAACAGTCGGAATTAATTGATCCATCTGTCGAAGAAGA gctTGCTATCCAAAGACTTGAGGTAACAAAAAATGATCTACAGATCAGGATTGCAAAGGAG GCTAGAGGTAATGCAATCCTACAGGCAAGtctggaaagaagaaaacaagCATTACATGAGCGTCGGGTAGCTTTGGAACAGGAT GTGTCAAGGTTGCAAGAGCAACTACAGGCTGAAAGGGATCTTAGAGCTGCACTCGAGGTTGGATTAAGCATGTCTTCTTCACAATTGTCTAGTTCACGCTCCATGGATTCAAAG AAGCTGATGTTGCAAG ATTAA